One window from the genome of Pieris napi chromosome 12, ilPieNapi1.2, whole genome shotgun sequence encodes:
- the LOC125054677 gene encoding octopamine receptor beta-2R, which produces MDQVNVTVNATNNATGVKDEEWTDSVAFKIRTAILLLIVIMAVLGNMLVIVSVMRHRKLRVITNYFVVSLAFADILVAMVVMPFNFSVQFYNEWIFGTVICDLWNSSDVYFTSTSILHLCCISVDRYYAIVKPLKYPIKMTKKMAFVMLAATWLSPITISYAPIFMGWYTTSEYIRTRVQNQCEFKVNKPYAVISSSISFWIPCTIMIFTYLAIFKEANRQEKALHARAGNAMLMHRHSREVGDKNGALHINATTPTKDKNILKMKREHKAARTLGIIMGAFILCWLPFFLFYLSTSLCDTCEYPEVLTVIMFWTGYFNSALNPIIYAYFNRDFRNAFKNTLACAFCSFCRRNSMDSSALERLDRRSSTQLRVPVSSRRQSDLASL; this is translated from the exons ATGGATCAAGTAAACGTGACAGTGAACGCAACAAACAACGCGACAGGCGTCAAAGATGAAGAATGGACGGACTCGGTGGCATTCAAGATACGGACCGCCATACTGCTGCTGATTGTCATCATGGCTGTGCTTGGCAACATGCTGGTCATCGTCAGTGTTATGAGGCACAG aaaactgCGCGTAATCACCAACTATTTCGTCGTATCGCTGGCATTCGCTGACATCCTGGTAGCGATGGTCGTGATGCCGTTCAACTTCAGCGTGCAATTCTACAACGAATGGATCTTCGGCACTGTCATTTGTGATCTGTGGAATTCATCAGATGTCTACTTCACGTCTACATCTATATTGCATCTGTGCTGCATTTCGGTGGATAGATATTACGCTATCGTAAAACCTTTGAAGTATCCCATCAAGATGACTAAAAAG aTGGCGTTTGTTATGTTAGCTGCAACGTGGTTGAGTCCTATAACAATATCATATGCTCCTATCTTTATGGGCTGGTACACCACTAGTGAATACATCAGAACAAGAGTGCAAAACCAATGCGAGTTTAAAGTTAACAAGCCATACGCAGTTATATCAAGCTCCATTTCTTTCTGGATTCCTTGTACTATCATGATATTCACCTACTTGGCGATATTCAAAGAAGCAAACCGCCAAGAAAAAGCTTTACATGCACGGGCAGGCAATGCAATGTTAATGCATCGACATTCTAGGGAAGTTGGTGATAAGAATGGCGCACTCCACATCAATGCCACCACTCCAaccaaagataaaaatatcctTAAAATGAAAAGGGAGCATAAAGCAGCCAGGACATTGGGCATCATCATGGGAGCTTTTATCCTATGCTGGCTGCCTTTCTTCCTATTTTACTTGTCCACCTCGTTATGTGATACTTGTGAATATCCAGAAGTATTAACTGTAATCATGTTTTGGACTGGTTACTTCAACTCTGCGTTGAATCCCATCATCTACGCGTATTTCAATAGGGATTTTCGAAATGCATTTAAGAATACCTTAGCTTGTGCGTTCTGTAGTTTCTGTCGTCGTAATTCGATGGACTCTAGTGCGCTGGAGAGGCTGGACAGGCGTAGTTCGACTCAACTAAGAGTGCCAGTCTCCTCGAGAAGACAATCGGATCTAGCATCCCTTTGA